The Pseudomonas sp. G2-4 genome window below encodes:
- a CDS encoding AMP-binding protein produces the protein MRDYSSATAQFDYQHSVNAALHGSLEALNACVECCDRHALPGRIALFWEGRDGSDATWTYRELQDNAARFANFLLAQGVGKGDKVAGLLPRTAELLIVVLATWRIGAVYQPLFTAFGPKAIEHRLASSGARIVVTDGVNRPKLNEVAACPTVVTVGGEKGQGIVRGDFSFWAEVANHSSQCEPVMLTGEDPFLLMFTSGTTGPAKALSVPLKAIVAFQNYTRDAVDLRPEDAFWNVADPGWAYGIYFGVTGPLAMGHPITFYDGPFTLESTCRIINKYGITNLTGSPTAYRLLIAGGEQFARSIQGKLRIVSSAGEPLNPEVIRWFADNLNVVIHDHYGQTELGMVLCNHHGLEHPVHVGAAGFASPGHRIVVLDDNHQELGVAQPGILAVDRSQSPMCWFAGYEGGPTKAFVGDYYLSGDTVELNPDGSISFVGRSDDVITTSGYRVGPFDVESALIEHPAVVEAAVIGKPDPERTELVKAFVVLSAQYRAAPELAEELRQHVRKRLAAHAYPREIEFVSDLPKTPSGKLQRFILRNQEIAKAQEAAAQNVSA, from the coding sequence ATGCGCGATTATTCGTCCGCCACGGCGCAGTTCGATTACCAGCACAGCGTCAATGCCGCGTTGCACGGCTCACTTGAGGCACTCAACGCCTGCGTCGAGTGTTGTGACCGGCACGCGCTGCCGGGGCGCATAGCCCTGTTCTGGGAGGGCCGCGATGGCAGCGATGCCACCTGGACCTACCGGGAGCTGCAGGACAACGCCGCGCGCTTCGCCAATTTCCTGCTCGCCCAAGGCGTCGGCAAGGGCGACAAAGTAGCCGGCCTGCTGCCGCGCACCGCTGAACTGTTAATCGTGGTGCTCGCTACCTGGCGCATCGGAGCGGTGTATCAGCCGCTGTTCACCGCGTTCGGCCCCAAGGCCATCGAGCATCGCCTCGCCAGCTCCGGGGCGCGGATTGTCGTCACCGATGGGGTTAATCGTCCCAAGCTCAACGAGGTTGCCGCTTGTCCCACCGTTGTCACGGTTGGCGGCGAGAAAGGGCAGGGCATCGTTCGCGGCGACTTCAGCTTCTGGGCCGAAGTGGCCAACCATTCCAGCCAGTGCGAACCGGTGATGCTCACTGGCGAAGACCCGTTTCTGCTGATGTTCACCTCCGGCACCACCGGGCCGGCCAAGGCGCTGTCGGTGCCGCTCAAGGCCATTGTCGCGTTCCAGAACTACACCCGTGATGCGGTAGACCTGCGTCCCGAAGACGCGTTCTGGAACGTGGCCGACCCGGGTTGGGCCTACGGTATCTATTTCGGCGTGACCGGGCCGTTGGCCATGGGGCATCCCATCACGTTCTACGATGGCCCGTTCACCCTGGAAAGCACCTGCCGGATCATCAATAAATACGGCATCACCAACCTCACGGGCTCGCCCACGGCCTATCGCCTGCTGATTGCCGGGGGCGAGCAGTTCGCCCGGTCGATCCAGGGCAAGCTGCGCATCGTCAGCAGCGCCGGCGAGCCGCTGAACCCGGAGGTGATCCGCTGGTTTGCCGACAACCTCAACGTAGTGATCCACGATCATTACGGTCAGACCGAACTGGGCATGGTGCTGTGCAACCACCACGGCCTGGAGCATCCGGTGCACGTGGGCGCGGCCGGTTTCGCCTCGCCTGGCCACCGGATCGTGGTGCTGGATGACAACCATCAGGAGCTGGGCGTCGCCCAGCCCGGCATCCTCGCGGTGGATCGCAGCCAGTCGCCCATGTGTTGGTTTGCCGGTTACGAAGGCGGGCCGACCAAGGCCTTCGTGGGTGACTACTACTTGAGCGGTGACACCGTGGAGCTGAACCCGGACGGCAGTATCAGCTTCGTGGGGCGCAGCGACGACGTGATCACCACCTCCGGCTACCGCGTCGGCCCGTTCGACGTCGAAAGCGCACTGATCGAACACCCGGCCGTGGTCGAAGCTGCGGTGATCGGCAAACCCGATCCGGAGCGCACCGAGCTGGTGAAGGCATTCGTGGTGCTCAGCGCCCAATACCGCGCCGCGCCGGAACTGGCCGAAGAGCTGCGCCAGCACGTGCGCAAACGCCTGGCGGCCCATGCGTATCCCCGTGAAATCGAATTTGTCAGCGATCTGCCGAAAACCCCAAGCGGCAAATTGCAGCGCTTTATCTTGCGCAACCAAGAGATCGCCAAGGCTCAAGAGGCCGCGGCGCAGAACGTTTCAGCTTGA
- a CDS encoding SDR family NAD(P)-dependent oxidoreductase: MQIDNKIFLVSGGASGLGAATGEMLVKAGAKVMLVDLNAEAVAAQAQKLGCHSVVADISNEAAAEAAVKATVAAFGGLNGLVNCAGIVRGEKILGKNGPHALASFSQVINVNLIGSFNLLRLAAAAIAETEANADGERGVIINTASVAAFDGQIGQAAYAASKGAIASLTLPAARELARFGIRVMTIAPGIFETPMMAGMTPEVRDSLAAGVPFPPRLGKPVEYAALVRHIIENSMLNGEVIRLDGALRMAAK, from the coding sequence ATGCAGATCGACAACAAGATTTTCCTCGTCAGCGGCGGCGCGTCCGGCCTCGGTGCGGCGACCGGCGAGATGCTGGTCAAGGCCGGCGCCAAGGTGATGCTGGTGGACCTCAATGCCGAAGCCGTGGCGGCCCAGGCGCAGAAGCTTGGCTGCCACAGCGTGGTGGCCGACATCAGTAACGAGGCGGCCGCTGAAGCGGCGGTCAAGGCCACGGTCGCGGCCTTCGGTGGTCTCAATGGCCTGGTGAACTGCGCGGGCATCGTGCGCGGCGAGAAAATTCTCGGCAAGAACGGCCCGCACGCCTTGGCCAGTTTCAGCCAAGTGATCAACGTCAACCTGATCGGCAGTTTCAACCTGTTGCGTCTGGCGGCAGCGGCCATCGCCGAAACCGAGGCCAATGCCGACGGCGAACGTGGCGTTATTATCAACACCGCGTCCGTGGCGGCCTTTGACGGCCAGATCGGTCAGGCGGCCTATGCGGCGTCCAAGGGCGCCATCGCCAGTCTGACCCTGCCGGCCGCACGGGAACTGGCGCGCTTCGGCATCCGCGTGATGACCATCGCCCCGGGGATTTTCGAAACCCCGATGATGGCCGGCATGACGCCCGAAGTACGCGACTCCCTGGCCGCCGGGGTGCCTTTTCCGCCACGCCTTGGAAAACCCGTCGAGTACGCGGCGCTGGTCAGGCATATCATTGAAAACAGCATGCTCAACGGCGAGGTGATCCGTCTCGACGGTGCCTTGCGCATGGCGGCCAAGTAG
- a CDS encoding acetyl-CoA C-acyltransferase → MMSNDPIVIVSAVRTPMGGFQGELKSLSAPQLGAAAIKAAVERAGIAPAAVEEVLFGCVLAAGLGQAPARQAALGAGLDKSTRCTTLNKMCGSGMEAAILAHDMLIAGSADVVVAGGMESMSNAPYLLDRARSGYRMGHGKVLDHMFLDGLEDAYDKGRLMGTFAEDCAEANGLSREAQDAFAIASTTRAQQAIKDGSFEAEIVPLTVTVGKEQVLIRHDEQPPKARIDKIPSLKAAFRDGGTVTAANASSISDGAAALVLMRQSQAQQRGLKPLAVIHAHAAFADTPSLFPTAPIGAVKKLLQKTGWSLDEVDLFEVNEAFAVVGLVAMQQLDIPHEKINVHGGACALGHPIGASGARILVTLLSALRQKGLKRGVAAICIGGGEATAMAVECLY, encoded by the coding sequence ATCATGTCCAACGATCCGATTGTCATCGTCAGCGCCGTCCGCACCCCCATGGGCGGCTTTCAAGGTGAATTGAAAAGCCTCAGCGCCCCGCAACTGGGGGCCGCTGCCATTAAAGCCGCCGTGGAACGTGCCGGCATTGCACCCGCTGCGGTTGAAGAAGTGCTGTTCGGTTGCGTACTCGCGGCTGGCCTGGGTCAGGCCCCGGCCCGTCAGGCGGCGCTGGGGGCCGGGCTCGACAAGTCGACCCGTTGCACCACGCTCAACAAGATGTGCGGCTCGGGCATGGAAGCGGCGATCCTCGCCCATGACATGCTGATCGCCGGCAGCGCCGACGTAGTGGTGGCTGGCGGCATGGAAAGCATGTCCAACGCGCCATACCTGCTTGATCGCGCCCGTAGCGGCTACCGCATGGGCCACGGCAAGGTGCTGGACCACATGTTCCTCGACGGCCTCGAAGACGCCTACGACAAGGGCCGTCTGATGGGCACCTTTGCCGAGGACTGCGCCGAAGCCAACGGTTTGAGCCGTGAAGCCCAGGATGCCTTTGCCATCGCGTCAACGACCCGTGCCCAGCAAGCGATCAAGGACGGCAGTTTCGAGGCCGAGATCGTGCCGCTGACGGTCACCGTCGGCAAAGAGCAGGTACTGATCCGCCATGACGAACAGCCGCCCAAGGCGCGGATCGACAAGATCCCTTCGCTCAAGGCGGCGTTCCGTGACGGTGGCACTGTAACAGCGGCCAACGCCAGTTCCATTTCCGACGGCGCGGCGGCCCTGGTGCTGATGCGCCAGAGCCAGGCGCAGCAGCGAGGCTTGAAGCCCTTGGCGGTGATTCACGCTCACGCGGCGTTTGCCGATACCCCAAGCCTGTTTCCGACGGCGCCGATTGGCGCGGTGAAAAAACTGCTGCAAAAAACCGGCTGGTCGCTGGATGAAGTGGATCTGTTCGAAGTCAACGAAGCCTTTGCCGTGGTGGGCTTGGTCGCCATGCAACAGCTGGACATTCCCCATGAAAAGATCAATGTCCACGGTGGCGCTTGCGCCCTGGGCCATCCCATCGGTGCATCCGGCGCGCGGATCCTGGTGACATTACTTTCGGCCCTGCGCCAGAAAGGCCTCAAGCGCGGCGTCGCGGCGATTTGCATCGGTGGCGGCGAAGCCACGGCCATGGCCGTCGAATGCCTGTATTAA
- a CDS encoding acyl-CoA dehydrogenase, with amino-acid sequence MLPTEEQTQIRDMARDFAQERLKPFAAEWDREHRFPKEAIGEMAELGFFGMLVPEQWGGCDTGYLAYAMTLEEIAAGDGACSTIMSVHNSVGCVPILKYGNDDQKARFLTPLASGAMLGAFALTEPQAGSDASGLKTRAKLNGDHYVLNGCKQFITSGQNAGLVIVFAVTDPSAGKRGISAFIVPTDSPGYTVARVEDKLGQHASDTCQILFEDVTVPVGNRLGEEGEGYKIALANLEGGRVGIAAQSVGMARAAFEAARDYARERQSFGKPIIEHQAVAFRLADMATQIAVARQMVHYAAALRDNGQPALVEASMAKLFASEMAEKVCSMALQTLGGYGYLNDFPLERIYRDVRVCQIYEGTSDIQRMVISRNL; translated from the coding sequence ATGCTCCCGACTGAAGAACAGACGCAAATCCGCGACATGGCCCGGGACTTCGCCCAGGAACGCTTGAAACCGTTCGCCGCCGAATGGGACCGTGAGCACCGCTTCCCCAAAGAAGCCATCGGCGAGATGGCCGAGTTGGGCTTCTTCGGCATGCTCGTGCCGGAGCAGTGGGGCGGTTGCGACACCGGTTACCTGGCCTATGCCATGACCCTGGAAGAAATCGCCGCTGGCGACGGAGCATGCTCGACGATCATGAGCGTGCACAATTCGGTGGGCTGCGTGCCGATCCTCAAGTACGGCAACGACGATCAGAAAGCGCGTTTCCTCACGCCGCTGGCCAGCGGCGCGATGCTCGGCGCCTTTGCCTTGACCGAGCCCCAGGCCGGTTCCGACGCCAGTGGTCTGAAGACCCGTGCCAAGCTGAATGGCGACCACTACGTGCTCAACGGCTGCAAACAGTTCATCACGTCGGGGCAGAATGCCGGGCTGGTGATCGTGTTCGCGGTGACCGACCCGAGCGCTGGCAAGCGCGGCATCAGTGCGTTCATCGTGCCGACCGATTCGCCGGGTTATACCGTGGCGCGGGTCGAAGACAAGCTCGGCCAGCACGCCTCCGACACCTGCCAGATTCTCTTCGAGGACGTGACGGTGCCGGTGGGCAATCGCCTGGGCGAGGAGGGCGAGGGCTACAAGATCGCCCTGGCCAACCTGGAAGGCGGGCGGGTCGGCATCGCTGCGCAGTCGGTGGGCATGGCCCGCGCGGCGTTCGAGGCTGCCCGCGACTATGCCCGGGAACGCCAGAGTTTCGGCAAACCGATCATCGAACACCAGGCCGTGGCGTTCCGCCTGGCGGACATGGCCACCCAGATCGCCGTGGCCCGGCAAATGGTGCATTACGCCGCCGCCCTGCGGGACAACGGTCAACCGGCGTTGGTGGAAGCCTCCATGGCCAAGCTGTTCGCCTCGGAAATGGCCGAAAAAGTCTGCTCCATGGCGTTGCAAACCCTGGGCGGTTACGGTTACCTCAACGACTTCCCGCTGGAGCGCATCTACCGCGACGTGCGGGTCTGCCAGATCTACGAAGGCACCAGCGACATTCAGCGCATGGTCATTTCGCGCAATCTTTGA
- a CDS encoding enoyl-CoA hydratase — MSYETILLEIKDRVGLITLNRPQALNALNAQIVSELNQALDLLEADPKIGCIVLTGSKKAFAAGADIKEMADLTYPQIYLDDLFSDSDRVANRRKPIIAAVNGFALGGGCELALMCDFILAGDNAKFGQPEINLGVLPGMGGTQRLTRAVGKAKAMEMCLTGRFIDAVEAERCGIVARIVPADELLDEALKTAALIASKSVPISMMVKESVNRAFEVSLSEGVRFERRVFHAAFATQDQKEGMAAFVAKRAAEFQDK, encoded by the coding sequence ATGAGCTACGAAACGATTTTATTGGAGATCAAGGACCGCGTCGGCCTGATCACCCTCAACCGTCCCCAGGCGTTGAATGCCTTGAATGCGCAGATCGTCAGCGAGTTGAACCAGGCGCTGGACCTTCTGGAAGCGGATCCGAAGATTGGTTGCATCGTGCTGACCGGCTCGAAAAAAGCCTTCGCCGCCGGCGCCGACATCAAGGAAATGGCTGACCTGACTTACCCGCAGATCTACCTGGATGATCTGTTCAGCGACAGCGACCGCGTGGCCAACCGCCGCAAGCCGATCATCGCGGCGGTGAACGGGTTTGCCTTGGGCGGCGGTTGTGAATTGGCCTTGATGTGCGACTTCATCCTGGCGGGCGACAACGCCAAGTTCGGCCAGCCGGAAATCAACCTCGGCGTGCTGCCGGGCATGGGCGGCACCCAGCGCCTGACCCGGGCGGTGGGCAAGGCCAAGGCCATGGAAATGTGCCTGACCGGGCGCTTTATCGATGCGGTGGAAGCCGAGCGCTGCGGTATCGTGGCGCGGATCGTACCGGCCGATGAACTGCTGGATGAGGCACTGAAAACCGCTGCGTTGATCGCCTCCAAGTCAGTGCCCATCAGCATGATGGTCAAGGAAAGCGTCAATCGCGCCTTTGAAGTCAGCCTGTCCGAAGGCGTGCGTTTCGAGCGCCGGGTCTTCCACGCGGCGTTTGCCACGCAGGATCAGAAGGAAGGCATGGCGGCATTCGTGGCCAAGCGCGCGGCGGAGTTTCAGGACAAATAA
- a CDS encoding acyl-CoA dehydrogenase family protein, whose protein sequence is MHDLELTEEQVMIRDMARDFARGEIAPHAQAWEKAGWIDDGLVAKMGELGLLGMVVPEEWGGTYVDYVAYALAVEEISAGDGATGALMSIHNSVGCGPVLNYGTDEQKQTWLADLASGQAIGCFCLTEPQAGSEAHNLRTRAELRDGQWVINGAKQFVSNGKRAKLAIVFAVTDPELGKKGISAFLVPTETPGFIVDRTEHKMGIRASDTCAVTLSNCTIPEANLLGARGKGLAIALSNLEGGRIGIAAQALGIARAAFEAALAYSRDRVQFDKPIIEHQSIANLLADMHTRLNATRLLILHAARLRSAGKPCLSEASQAKLFASEMAEKICSSAIQIHGGYGYLEDYPVERYYRDARITQIYEGSSEIQRMVIARELKHYLV, encoded by the coding sequence ATGCACGATCTTGAACTGACCGAAGAACAAGTGATGATCCGCGACATGGCCCGGGATTTTGCCCGTGGCGAAATCGCGCCCCATGCCCAGGCATGGGAAAAGGCCGGCTGGATCGACGATGGCCTGGTGGCGAAGATGGGCGAATTGGGCTTGCTGGGCATGGTTGTGCCCGAAGAATGGGGCGGCACCTATGTCGACTACGTGGCCTACGCCCTGGCGGTGGAAGAAATCTCCGCGGGCGATGGCGCCACCGGGGCGCTGATGAGCATCCACAACTCGGTGGGTTGCGGCCCCGTCCTCAACTACGGCACCGACGAGCAGAAACAGACGTGGCTGGCCGATCTAGCCAGCGGCCAGGCCATCGGCTGCTTCTGCCTGACCGAACCCCAGGCCGGCTCCGAGGCCCATAACCTGCGCACCCGCGCCGAACTGCGTGACGGTCAATGGGTCATCAACGGCGCCAAGCAATTCGTCAGCAACGGCAAGCGCGCGAAACTGGCAATTGTCTTTGCCGTGACGGACCCTGAGCTGGGCAAGAAAGGCATCTCGGCGTTCCTGGTGCCCACCGAAACGCCCGGTTTCATTGTCGATCGCACCGAACACAAAATGGGCATTCGTGCCTCGGATACCTGCGCCGTCACCTTGAGCAACTGCACCATCCCCGAGGCTAACCTGTTGGGCGCGCGTGGCAAAGGCCTGGCGATCGCCCTGTCCAACCTCGAAGGCGGCCGCATCGGCATCGCCGCCCAAGCACTGGGCATCGCGCGTGCCGCGTTTGAAGCTGCGCTGGCCTACTCGAGGGATCGGGTGCAGTTCGATAAACCGATCATCGAGCACCAGAGCATCGCCAACCTGCTGGCCGACATGCACACCCGCCTGAACGCTACCCGCCTGTTGATCCTGCATGCCGCACGGTTACGCAGCGCCGGTAAACCGTGCCTGTCGGAAGCGTCCCAGGCCAAGCTGTTCGCCTCGGAAATGGCCGAGAAGATCTGTTCCTCGGCGATACAGATTCATGGTGGGTACGGGTATCTCGAGGATTACCCGGTGGAACGCTACTATCGCGACGCGCGGATTACCCAGATCTATGAAGGGTCCAGCGAGATCCAGCGGATGGTGATTGCCCGGGAGTTGAAACACTACCTGGTGTGA
- a CDS encoding enoyl-CoA hydratase/isomerase family protein: MTAQVSPQAAGTVDVTAREVLVDVRNHIGHLTLNRPAGLNALTLGMVRSLQQQLDTWALDPQIRAVVLRGAGDKAFCAGGDIRSLYDSHKQGDTLHQDFFVEEYALDLTIHHYRKPVLALLDGFVLGGGMGLAQGADLRVVTERSRLGMPEVGIGYFPDVGGSYFLPRIPGELGIYLGVSGVQIRAADALYCGLADWYLDSHKLEQLDARLDRLEWHDSPLKDLQSQLAKLGMQQLPAPPLADLRPAIDHFFALPDVPSMVEQLRQVTVANSHGWALKTADLLETRSPLAMAVTLEMLRRGRHLSLEDCFALELHLDRQWFERGDLIEGVRALLIDKDKNPRWNPPTLEALDALHVASFFDGFDNHGN; this comes from the coding sequence ATGACTGCTCAGGTTTCACCCCAAGCCGCAGGGACCGTCGATGTCACGGCCCGTGAGGTGTTGGTCGATGTCCGCAACCATATCGGCCACTTGACCCTGAACCGCCCCGCCGGCCTCAATGCCCTGACCCTGGGCATGGTGCGCAGCTTGCAACAACAACTGGATACCTGGGCCCTCGACCCACAGATCCGCGCGGTGGTACTGCGCGGCGCCGGCGACAAGGCGTTTTGCGCGGGCGGTGATATCCGCTCGCTGTATGACAGCCATAAGCAGGGCGATACGCTGCATCAAGACTTTTTCGTCGAGGAATACGCCCTCGACCTGACGATCCATCACTACCGCAAACCGGTTCTCGCCCTGCTGGATGGCTTCGTCCTGGGCGGCGGCATGGGGTTGGCCCAAGGCGCCGACCTGCGGGTGGTGACCGAACGCAGCCGCCTGGGCATGCCGGAAGTCGGCATCGGTTACTTCCCGGACGTGGGTGGCAGTTACTTCCTGCCGCGCATTCCTGGCGAACTGGGTATCTACCTAGGCGTCAGCGGTGTGCAGATCCGCGCGGCCGACGCGCTGTATTGCGGGTTGGCCGACTGGTACCTCGACAGTCACAAACTCGAACAGCTCGATGCGCGCCTCGATCGGTTGGAATGGCACGACTCTCCGCTCAAGGACCTGCAAAGCCAACTAGCCAAACTCGGCATGCAGCAACTGCCCGCCCCGCCCCTGGCCGACTTGCGTCCGGCCATCGATCACTTTTTTGCCCTCCCTGACGTGCCGAGCATGGTCGAACAGCTGCGCCAGGTCACGGTCGCCAACAGCCACGGGTGGGCCTTGAAAACCGCCGACCTGCTGGAAACCCGTTCGCCCCTGGCGATGGCCGTGACCCTGGAAATGCTGCGGCGCGGGCGCCACTTGAGCCTGGAAGACTGTTTTGCCCTGGAGCTGCACCTGGACCGGCAATGGTTCGAACGCGGCGACCTGATCGAAGGCGTGCGCGCGTTGCTGATCGACAAAGACAAGAACCCGCGCTGGAACCCGCCTACGCTGGAGGCGCTGGACGCTCTTCACGTAGCGAGTTTCTTCGACGGCTTCGACAACCACGGGAACTGA
- a CDS encoding HPP family protein, with translation MLARWFPAAINTRPTEWSRAAIGMALGTMFSVWLCSQVYGLEVAQHLIGPLGASAVLLFAVSSGALAQPWSIVGGYLCASVVALLVAHVLGRTLGSACLAAGMALVLMCWLRCVHPPAGAVAATLVLADSSIVALDWQAVGAAMLAGSALLVSALAYNNLTRVRYPKRAAEPVAVIPADHPPVDRQAITPEDLKLALAEMEAFFDVTPEDLEQLIHISERNAKRRSITEVLSGRG, from the coding sequence ATGCTTGCTCGCTGGTTCCCCGCTGCTATCAATACCCGCCCTACCGAATGGAGTCGCGCCGCCATCGGCATGGCCCTGGGGACGATGTTCAGTGTCTGGCTCTGCAGCCAGGTCTATGGCCTCGAGGTGGCGCAACATCTGATTGGCCCTCTCGGCGCTTCCGCGGTGCTGTTGTTTGCCGTGTCTTCGGGTGCCCTCGCCCAACCCTGGTCGATTGTTGGCGGCTACCTGTGTGCATCTGTCGTGGCGCTGCTGGTGGCCCATGTGCTGGGACGCACGCTGGGCAGTGCGTGCCTGGCTGCCGGCATGGCCCTGGTGTTGATGTGTTGGCTGCGTTGCGTGCACCCGCCGGCAGGTGCCGTGGCGGCAACGCTGGTGCTGGCAGATTCCTCTATTGTTGCCCTCGACTGGCAAGCAGTCGGTGCCGCCATGCTGGCCGGTTCCGCCCTGCTTGTCAGCGCGCTGGCCTACAACAACCTGACGCGGGTGCGTTATCCGAAACGGGCGGCTGAACCGGTGGCCGTCATACCTGCCGACCATCCCCCTGTCGACCGTCAAGCCATCACCCCCGAGGATTTGAAGCTCGCTCTGGCGGAGATGGAGGCTTTCTTTGACGTAACCCCTGAAGATCTCGAGCAATTGATCCATATCAGCGAGCGCAATGCCAAGCGCCGGAGCATCACGGAGGTCCTGTCGGGTCGCGGTTGA
- a CDS encoding UDP-glucose/GDP-mannose dehydrogenase family protein, which produces MKISVFGSGYVGLVQAAVLAEVGHDVVCMDIDEQKVESLRQGHVSIYEPGLAALVREGLEAGRLHFTSDPQLAVQHGQVLFIAVGTPSREDGSADLCQVLAVGEAVARYREQPVLVVEKSTVPVGTGDVLRAHIDKCLLKAGRLLQFDIVSNPEFLKEGSAVADCRRPDRIVIGCERDEVRETMRDLYAPFNRNHDRILFMDLRSAELTKYAANGMLATKISFINQIAELAEHLGADIESVRLGIGADSRIGYHFIYPGCGYGGSCFPKDMRALIHTAEQANCSSDLLQAVETINQRQKHKLFERINAFYNGDLRGKTFALWGLAFKPNTDDMRDAPSRTLLESLWAAGASVRAFDPEAMQQTQLLYPNEQKLMLMGTPESVLPGADALVICTEWQPFKAPDFDLIQQRLKAPVIFDGRNLYDPERMADKGFSYFPMGRGQSRHLPIAAQTWFKASKSA; this is translated from the coding sequence ATGAAAATCAGTGTGTTCGGAAGTGGTTACGTCGGCTTGGTGCAAGCCGCCGTACTGGCCGAGGTAGGCCATGACGTGGTGTGCATGGACATTGACGAGCAGAAAGTCGAAAGCCTGCGCCAGGGCCACGTGAGTATCTACGAGCCTGGGCTGGCAGCGCTGGTGCGTGAAGGACTGGAAGCCGGACGATTGCACTTCACCAGTGACCCACAGCTTGCCGTGCAACACGGCCAGGTGCTGTTTATCGCGGTGGGCACGCCGTCCAGGGAAGATGGATCGGCCGATCTGTGCCAGGTCCTGGCAGTCGGTGAAGCGGTCGCCCGCTATCGCGAGCAACCGGTCCTCGTGGTGGAGAAGTCCACCGTACCGGTCGGCACTGGCGACGTCCTTCGGGCGCACATCGATAAATGCCTGCTCAAGGCCGGTCGCCTGTTGCAGTTCGATATCGTCTCCAACCCGGAATTTCTCAAGGAAGGCTCGGCGGTCGCCGATTGCCGTCGCCCTGACCGCATCGTGATCGGCTGCGAGCGCGATGAAGTCCGTGAAACCATGCGCGACCTGTACGCACCCTTCAACCGCAACCACGACCGGATCCTGTTCATGGACCTGCGCAGCGCCGAACTGACCAAATACGCCGCCAACGGCATGCTGGCGACGAAAATCAGCTTCATCAACCAGATCGCCGAACTGGCCGAACACCTGGGGGCCGACATCGAATCCGTGCGCCTGGGCATCGGTGCCGATTCGCGCATTGGCTACCACTTCATCTACCCGGGTTGCGGCTACGGCGGCTCGTGTTTTCCCAAGGACATGCGCGCCCTGATCCACACCGCCGAGCAGGCCAACTGTTCCAGCGATCTGCTGCAAGCGGTGGAAACCATCAATCAGCGACAGAAGCACAAGTTGTTCGAACGCATCAACGCGTTCTACAACGGTGATCTGCGAGGCAAGACCTTTGCGCTGTGGGGCCTGGCCTTCAAGCCCAACACCGATGACATGCGCGACGCACCGAGCCGCACGCTCTTGGAGTCGTTATGGGCCGCCGGTGCCAGCGTGCGCGCCTTTGATCCGGAGGCGATGCAGCAGACCCAATTGCTCTATCCCAATGAACAGAAACTCATGCTGATGGGCACGCCGGAATCGGTATTGCCGGGCGCCGATGCGCTGGTCATTTGTACCGAATGGCAGCCGTTCAAGGCGCCGGACTTTGACCTGATCCAGCAACGGCTCAAGGCGCCCGTGATTTTCGACGGGCGTAATCTGTATGACCCGGAACGCATGGCAGACAAAGGGTTTAGCTATTTCCCGATGGGCCGCGGACAATCGCGCCACCTGCCCATCGCCGCGCAGACCTGGTTCAAAGCCTCGAAAAGCGCGTGA
- a CDS encoding LysR family transcriptional regulator — protein MNIKFLETFVWVARLKSFRLTAEKLFTTQASISSRIAALEDEMGVRLFVRDSKGVSLTSEGQRVLEYAERIMDTMQSMKAVIKDPRQVRGRIRIGAMDTVIHTWLSPLVTRLMACYPALEIELSADTASNLCSQLEKGYQDIIFQTDILRLDSVRNALLTRYPMHWVVRTGSVYDRNYASLEGLSQERIVTFSRNSRPHQDILNLLHSANIVSPRINCVNSASAITRLVRDGFGIGAMPAALVLGELAQGTLTLVDGVPLPSVMDIVASWRTGAGMERVEDIVSLTREVVDEFVAQLPAGYRLDGL, from the coding sequence ATGAACATCAAGTTTCTCGAAACCTTCGTCTGGGTCGCCCGCCTGAAGAGCTTTCGGCTCACAGCGGAGAAGCTGTTCACCACTCAGGCGTCCATTTCCAGCCGGATCGCGGCCTTGGAAGACGAAATGGGCGTGCGCCTGTTCGTGCGCGACTCCAAGGGTGTGTCGCTGACCTCCGAAGGACAGCGGGTGCTGGAATATGCCGAACGCATCATGGACACCATGCAAAGCATGAAGGCGGTGATCAAGGACCCTCGCCAGGTGCGTGGCCGAATCCGCATTGGCGCAATGGATACAGTGATCCACACCTGGCTCAGCCCTTTGGTCACCCGCCTGATGGCGTGTTATCCGGCGCTGGAGATCGAGTTGTCGGCCGACACCGCGAGCAACCTGTGTTCTCAGCTGGAGAAAGGCTACCAGGACATCATTTTCCAGACCGACATCCTGCGCCTCGACAGCGTGCGCAACGCCCTGCTGACCCGTTATCCGATGCATTGGGTGGTGCGCACCGGCTCCGTCTATGACCGGAATTATGCGTCGCTGGAGGGCCTGTCCCAGGAACGTATCGTGACCTTCTCGCGCAACTCACGGCCCCACCAGGACATCCTCAACCTGCTGCATTCCGCCAACATCGTCTCGCCACGCATCAACTGCGTGAACTCGGCGTCGGCCATCACTCGCCTGGTTCGTGATGGCTTTGGCATCGGCGCCATGCCCGCGGCATTGGTCCTGGGCGAACTGGCCCAGGGCACGCTGACCCTGGTGGACGGCGTACCGCTGCCGTCGGTGATGGACATCGTCGCCAGTTGGCGGACCGGCGCGGGAATGGAACGCGTGGAAGACATCGTCAGCCTGACCCGGGAAGTGGTCGACGAATTTGTGGCGCAACTGCCCGCGGGCTATCGGTTAGACGGCCTGTAA